From the Scophthalmus maximus strain ysfricsl-2021 chromosome 11, ASM2237912v1, whole genome shotgun sequence genome, one window contains:
- the ckmb gene encoding creatine kinase, muscle b, with amino-acid sequence MAKNCHNDYKMKFSVDEEFPDLSLHNNHMAKVLTKDIYGKLRGKSTPSGFTVDDVIQTGVDNPGHPFIMTVGCVAGDEESYEVFKELLDPIISDRHGGYKPTDKHKTDLNFENLKGGDDLDPNYVLSSRVRTGRSIKGFTLPPHNSRGERRTIEKLSIEALASLDGEFKGKYYPLEGMTDAEQDQLINDHFLFDKPVSPLLTCAGMARDWPDGRGIWHNDNKTFLVWVNEEDHLRVISMQKGGNMKEVFRRFCVGLQKIEEIFKKHNHGFMWSEHLGYILTCPSNLGTGLRGGVHVKLAKLSTHPKFEEILTRLRLQKRGTGGVDTASVGGVFDISNADRLGSSEVDQVQMVVDGVKLMVEMEKKLEKGESIDGMIPAQK; translated from the exons ATGGCGAAGAATTGCCACAACGACTACAAAATGAAGTTCTCCGTGGACGAGGAGTTCCCCGATCTGTCCCTGCACAACAACCACATGGCTAAG GTGCTGACCAAGGACATCTACGGCAAGCTGAGGGGCAAGTCCACCCCCAGTGGTTTCACCGTGGATGACGTCATCCAGACTGGTGTCGACAACCCTG GTCACCCCTTCATCATGACCGTTGGTTGCGTCGCTGGTGATGAGGAGTCCTATGAGGTCTTCAAGGAACTGCTGGACCCCATCATCTCCGACCGTCACGGCGGATACAAGCCCACCGACAAGCACAAGACCGACCTGAACTTCGAGAACCTGAAG GGTGGTGACGACCTGGACCCCAACTATGTGCTGTCCAGCCGCGTTCGTACCGGCCGCAGCATCAAGGGATTCACCCTGCCCCCCCACAACAGCCGTGGAGAGCGCAGAACCATTGAGAAGCTGTCCATTGAGG CCTTGGCCAGCCTGGATGGCGAGTTCAAGGGAAAGTACTACCCCCTGGAGGGTATGACCGACGCTGAGCAGGACCAGCTGATCAATGATCACTTCCTGTTCGACAAGCCCGTGTCCCCCCTGCTGACCTGCGCCGGCATGGCCCGTGACTGGCCCGACGGCAGAGGCATCTG GCACAACGACAACAAGACCTTCCTGGTCTGGGTCAACGAGGAGGATCACCTGCGTGTCATCTCCATGCAGAAGGGAGGCAACATGAAGGAGGTCTTCAGACGCTTCTGCGTCGGCCTGCAGAAG ATTGAGGAGATCTTCAAGAAGCACAACCACGGCTTCATGTGGAGCGAGCATCTGGGCTACATCCTGACCTGCCCCTCCAACCTGGGAACCGGCCTGCGCGGTGGCGTGCACGTCAAGCTGGCCAAGCTCAGCACACACCCTAAGTTTGAGGAGATCCTGACCAGGCTGCGTCTGCAGAAGCGCGGCACAG GTGGTGTGGACACAGCCTCTGTGGGCGGTGTGTTCGACATCTCCAACGCCGACCGTCTGGGCTCCTCCGAGGTGGACCAGGTGCAGATGGTGGTTGATGGCGTCAAGctgatggtggagatggagaagaagctggagaaggGAGAGTCCATCGATGGCATGATCCCCGCCCAGAAGTAA
- the klc3 gene encoding kinesin light chain 3 has protein sequence MLSAEEILCNTQQVIAGLEALRGENRSLLESLQEAMGSRSVSESGSVEQEKSGIIHQSLERIELGLSEAQVMMALSAHLGSLEAEKQKLRAQVRRLCQENQWLRDELAGAQQRLQDREQDVVTLEEQNRHLQFMSSIRKYDQDEPQLDDKDTSSNKESLDDLFPTDDEEQSQMSQPHHSSAAAAAQQGGYEIPARLRTLHNLVIQYASQGRYEVAVPLCKQALEDLEKSSGHTHPDVATMLNILALVYRDQNKYKEAASLLNDALAIREKTLGMDHPAVAATLNNLAVLYGKRGKYKEAEPLCKRALEIREKVLGIDHPDVAKQLNNLALLCQNQGKYQEVEQYYERALHIYQSKLGPDDANVAKTKNNLASCYLKQGKYRQAEALYKEILTRAHEKEFGSVEGEGRPSWSGAEDGGPRQDGLSNLKRSGSFTKLRESIRRSSEKLVRKLRGVGIEEATPRNAGMKRANSLNVLNVGGRESQDGAQSSRLKDIRGLSSSTQSLTRRGSLGGTS, from the exons ATGTTGTCGGCAGAGGAGATTCTGTGCAACACACAGCAGGTGATCGCAGGGCTGGAGGCGCTGAGGGGGGAGAATCGCAGTCTGCTGGAGAGCTTGCAGGAGGCGATGGGGAGCCGCTCGGTGTCGGAGAGCGGCAGCGTGGAGCAGGAGAAGAGCGGCATCATCCACCAGTCGCTGGAGAGGATAGAGCTGGGGCTGAGCGAagcacag GTGATGATGGCGTTGTCGGCCCACCTGGGATCActggaggcagagaaacaaaagCTGCGAGCTCAG GTGCGTCGTCTCTGTCAGGAGAACCAGTGGCTGAGGGACGAGCTGGCTGGTGCTCAGCAGCGGCTGCAGGACAGGGAGCAGGACGTTGTCACCCTGGAGGAGCAGAACAGACATTTGCAGTTCATGTCCTCAATACGCAAATATGACCAGGATGAGCCGCAGCTG gATGATAAAGACACGTCCTCCAACAAGGAGTCTCTGGACGATCTCTTTCCTACGGATGATGAGGAACAGTCACAGA TGTCCCAGCCTCACCACagcagtgcagcagctgcagcccagCAGGGCGGCTACGAGATCCCCGCCCGCCTGCGAACGCTACACAACCTCGTCATCCAGTACGCGTCCCAGGGACGATACGAAGTCGCTGTACCGCTCTGCAAACAG GCTTTGGAAGACCTGGAGAAGTCGTCAGGCCACACCCACCCAGACGTAGCCACCATGCTGAACATTCTGGCACTGGTGTATAG agaccaaaataaatacaaagaagcAGCCAGCCTGTTGAACGATGCTTTGGCGATCAGGGAGAAAACTCTTGGGATGGACCATCCGGCT GTGGCAGCAACGCTCAACAACCTGGCAGTGCTTTATGGGAAAAGAGGGAAATACAAGGAAGCAGAGCCCCTGTGTAAACGAGCCCTGGAGAtcagagagaag GTCCTGGGGATCGACCACCCAGATGTGGCCAAGCAGCTGAACAACCTGGCCCTGCTGTGTCAGAACCAGGGGAAGTACCAGGAGGTGGAGCAGTACTACGAACGCGCCCTGCACATCTACCAGAGCAAACTGGGACCAGACGACGCCAACGTGGCCAAGACCAAGAACAACCTG GCGTCATGCTATCTGAAGCAGGGGAAATACAGACAGGCTGAGGCGCTTTATAAAGAGATCCTGACCAGAGCACACGAAAAGGAGTTTGGATCTGTAGAag GCGAAGGTCGGCCCAGCTGGTCCGGAGCAGAGGACGGCGGCCCAAGACAGGACGGACTCAGTAATCTGAAGCGCAGCGGCTCCTTCACCAAACTCCGAGAGTCGATCCGCCGAAGCAGCGAGAAACTAGTCCGGAAGCTGAGAGGAGTCGGAATTGAAGAAGCAACTCCGAGGAATGCTGG AATGAAGAGGGCAAACTCTCTGAATGTGTTGAATgttggaggcagagagagtcaAGATGGAGCCCAG TCAAGTCGTTTGAAAGATATCCGAGGCCTGAGCTCCAGCACGCAGAGC